In Nothobranchius furzeri strain GRZ-AD chromosome 19, NfurGRZ-RIMD1, whole genome shotgun sequence, the following are encoded in one genomic region:
- the LOC107394409 gene encoding protein MTSS 1 isoform X2, whose translation METVMERECSALGGLFQTVIGDMKGGYPVWDDFISKATKLQSQLRTTVVAVAAFLDAFQKVADLATSSRGGTRDIGSALTRMCMRHRSIEAKLRQFSLVFLDCLINPLQEQMEEWKRAANTLDKDHAKEYKKARQEIKKRSSDTLKLQKKAKKADVFGRGDLQPQLDSAMQDISDKYLLLEETEKQAVRKALVEERSRFCCFVSMLRPVVDEEMSMLGEITHLQTLTDDLKALTMDPHKLPASSEQVIVDLKGSECTWSYQTPPSSPSTTVSRKSSMCSSLNSVNSSDSRSSGSHSHSPTSHFRYRASSSSSSSVLPQQTPARLSSVSSHDSGFMSQDAFQSKSPSPMPPENLQLSNGFDHHAALCLHGVVLQAQDTHLHPSYFTYSSSSTTTSPISSPSYQSVSPTWPQPQSGLGQSGEFPPLSPSGVGVIPSSRIPSWKDWARPGPYDQPTVNTLRRSKDRRETTDPINHHGVDVTTAGEESLGVKGGHSLASPKGDKEAHEELARALARGLQLDIHGSSRDSLQGSSGYSSQTNTPCCSEDTISSQVSDCDYYISVDHESEQQHQQSDFDKSSTIPRNSDICQSYRRMFQSKRPASTAGLPSNPPAIVTPGVATIRRTPSSKPNLRRPTGGLSLGPIPIKPPMIPVKTPTVPEHPGFPFRSASEDCTPPRTPLSPSTSLSPKSVTLEIQRLDEGSDPPTPPPQPNIRLCDWERQRLPELLEEAEYCEVEDFLVAIRRGVKLKKATTNDRSAPLISH comes from the exons GAGGGACCAGGGACATCGGCTCGGCTCTCACCAGGATGTGCATGAGGCATCGTAGCATCGAGGCCAAACTCCGACAGTTCTCTTT GGTGTTTCTGGACTGCCTGATCAACCCTCTCCAGGAGCAGATGGAGGAGTGGAAGAGAGCGGCCAACACTCTGGACAAAGACCACGCcaaag AGTATAAGAAAGCTCGTCAGGAGATCAAAAAGAGATCATCCGACACACTGAAGCTGCAGAAAAAAGCAAAGAAAG CTGATGTATTTG GCCGTGGAGACCTCCAGCCTCAGCTGGACAGCGCCATGCAGGACATCAGCGATAAATACCTGCTGCTGGAGGAGACAGAGAAGCAGGCTGTACGGAAGGCGCTGGTCGAGGAACGAAGTCGTTTCTGCTGCTTTGTCTCCATGTTGCGGCCCGTCGTG GATGAGGAGATGTCAATGCTGGGGGAGATCACCCACCTCCAGACTCTGACAGATGACCTGAAAGCTCTGACCATGGACCCACACAAGCTTCCAGCTTCCAGTGAGCAG GTCATTGTAGACCTGAAGGGCTCAGAGTGCACCTGGTCTTACCAGACTCCGCCCTCTTCACCGAGCACCACCGTATCCAGGAAGTCTAGCATGTGCAG CAGTCTCAACAGCGTGAACAGCAGCGACTCTCGCTCCAGCGGCTCCCACTCCCACTCCCCCACCTCCCATTTCCGTTAccgcgcctcctcctcctcttcttcctcggtGCTTCCACAGCAGACGCCGGCCCGCCTGTCCTCGGTCTCCTCCCACGACTCTGGCTTCATGTCCCAGGATGCCTTCCAGTCCAAATCCCCATCACCGATGCCTCCAGAAAACTTGCAG TTGTCAAATGGCTTTGATCATCACGCTGCCCTCTGTCTGCACGGAGTGGTGTTACAGGCCCAGGATACTCACCTCCACCCCTCATACTTCACCTACTCCTCTTCCTCCACCACCACCTCTCCCATATCCTCGCCCTCTTATCAGTCCGTCTCTCCCACGTGGCCGCAGCCTCAATCAGGCCTCGGCCAATCAGGAGAGTTCCCGCCTCTCAGCCCATCAGGGGTCGGAGTGATCCCCTCATCCAGAATCCCATCCTGGAAG GACTGGGCCAGACCGGGTCCTTATGACCAGCCGACGGTCAATACTCTAAGGAGGAGCAAGGACAGGAGAGAAACTACAGATCCCATCAACCACCATGGTGTTGATGTTACCACAGCAGGGGAGGAATCACTTGGGGTCAAAGGAGGCCACTCTCTGGCTTCCCCAAAG GGGGACAAAGAGGCCCACGAGGAGTTGGCCCGAGCACTGGCCCGAGGCCTCCAGCTGGACATCCACGGCTCTAGCAGGGACTCGCTGCAGGGCTCCAGTGGCTACAGTAGCCAGACCAACACACCCTGTTGCTCAGAGGACACCATCTCCTCACAAG TGTCCGACTGTGACTACTACATCAGTGTGGATCACGAGTCtgagcagcagcaccagcagtcTGATTTTGATAAGTCGTCGACTATCCCGAGGAACAGCGACATCTGCCAGTCTTACCGCCGCATGTTCCAATCCAAACGCCCCGCTTCCACAGCTGGTCTGCCCTCCAACCCTCCAGCTATCGTCACCCCGGGGGTTGCTACAATTCGACGAACTCCTTCCTCCAAACCAAACTTGCGACGGCCCACTGGAGGCCTCAGCCTGGGCCCCATTCCCATCAAACCACCCATGATCCCAGTCAAGACCCCCACTGTGCCTGAACATCCAGGTTTCCCTTTCAGGTCAGCGTCAGAAGATTGTACACCACCAAGGACCCCACTAAGCCCTTCAACTTCATTGTCACCAAAGTCCGTCACTTTGGAGATCCAGCGGCTGGACGAGGGATCAGACCCTCCCACCCCACCGCCACAGCCGAACATTCGTTTGTGTGACTGGGAGCGTCAACGTCTCCCTGAACTCCTGGAGGAGGCAGAATATTGTGAGGTGGAAGACTTCCTGGTGGCTATCCGTCGTGGCGTCAAGCTCAAGAAGGCAACAACCAATGACCGATCGGCACCACTGATCAGTCACTGA
- the LOC107394409 gene encoding protein MTSS 1 isoform X3 produces METVMERECSALGGLFQTVIGDMKGGYPVWDDFISKATKLQSQLRTTVVAVAAFLDAFQKVADLATSSRGGTRDIGSALTRMCMRHRSIEAKLRQFSLVFLDCLINPLQEQMEEWKRAANTLDKDHAKEYKKARQEIKKRSSDTLKLQKKAKKADVFGRGDLQPQLDSAMQDISDKYLLLEETEKQAVRKALVEERSRFCCFVSMLRPVVDEEMSMLGEITHLQTLTDDLKALTMDPHKLPASSEQVIVDLKGSECTWSYQTPPSSPSTTVSRKSSMCSSLNSVNSSDSRSSGSHSHSPTSHFRYRASSSSSSSVLPQQTPARLSSVSSHDSGFMSQDAFQSKSPSPMPPENLQSVNEEASSSSSSSSSPSHTEPSSGQQQDWARPGPYDQPTVNTLRRSKDRRETTDPINHHGVDVTTAGEESLGVKGGHSLASPKGDKEAHEELARALARGLQLDIHGSSRDSLQGSSGYSSQTNTPCCSEDTISSQVSDCDYYISVDHESEQQHQQSDFDKSSTIPRNSDICQSYRRMFQSKRPASTAGLPSNPPAIVTPGVATIRRTPSSKPNLRRPTGGLSLGPIPIKPPMIPVKTPTVPEHPGFPFRSASEDCTPPRTPLSPSTSLSPKSVTLEIQRLDEGSDPPTPPPQPNIRLCDWERQRLPELLEEAEYCEVEDFLVAIRRGVKLKKATTNDRSAPLISH; encoded by the exons GAGGGACCAGGGACATCGGCTCGGCTCTCACCAGGATGTGCATGAGGCATCGTAGCATCGAGGCCAAACTCCGACAGTTCTCTTT GGTGTTTCTGGACTGCCTGATCAACCCTCTCCAGGAGCAGATGGAGGAGTGGAAGAGAGCGGCCAACACTCTGGACAAAGACCACGCcaaag AGTATAAGAAAGCTCGTCAGGAGATCAAAAAGAGATCATCCGACACACTGAAGCTGCAGAAAAAAGCAAAGAAAG CTGATGTATTTG GCCGTGGAGACCTCCAGCCTCAGCTGGACAGCGCCATGCAGGACATCAGCGATAAATACCTGCTGCTGGAGGAGACAGAGAAGCAGGCTGTACGGAAGGCGCTGGTCGAGGAACGAAGTCGTTTCTGCTGCTTTGTCTCCATGTTGCGGCCCGTCGTG GATGAGGAGATGTCAATGCTGGGGGAGATCACCCACCTCCAGACTCTGACAGATGACCTGAAAGCTCTGACCATGGACCCACACAAGCTTCCAGCTTCCAGTGAGCAG GTCATTGTAGACCTGAAGGGCTCAGAGTGCACCTGGTCTTACCAGACTCCGCCCTCTTCACCGAGCACCACCGTATCCAGGAAGTCTAGCATGTGCAG CAGTCTCAACAGCGTGAACAGCAGCGACTCTCGCTCCAGCGGCTCCCACTCCCACTCCCCCACCTCCCATTTCCGTTAccgcgcctcctcctcctcttcttcctcggtGCTTCCACAGCAGACGCCGGCCCGCCTGTCCTCGGTCTCCTCCCACGACTCTGGCTTCATGTCCCAGGATGCCTTCCAGTCCAAATCCCCATCACCGATGCCTCCAGAAAACTTGCAG tctgtcaatgaggaggcatcctcttcctcttcttcttcctcatcccCCTCACACACCGAGCCCAGCTCCGGGCAGCAACAG GACTGGGCCAGACCGGGTCCTTATGACCAGCCGACGGTCAATACTCTAAGGAGGAGCAAGGACAGGAGAGAAACTACAGATCCCATCAACCACCATGGTGTTGATGTTACCACAGCAGGGGAGGAATCACTTGGGGTCAAAGGAGGCCACTCTCTGGCTTCCCCAAAG GGGGACAAAGAGGCCCACGAGGAGTTGGCCCGAGCACTGGCCCGAGGCCTCCAGCTGGACATCCACGGCTCTAGCAGGGACTCGCTGCAGGGCTCCAGTGGCTACAGTAGCCAGACCAACACACCCTGTTGCTCAGAGGACACCATCTCCTCACAAG TGTCCGACTGTGACTACTACATCAGTGTGGATCACGAGTCtgagcagcagcaccagcagtcTGATTTTGATAAGTCGTCGACTATCCCGAGGAACAGCGACATCTGCCAGTCTTACCGCCGCATGTTCCAATCCAAACGCCCCGCTTCCACAGCTGGTCTGCCCTCCAACCCTCCAGCTATCGTCACCCCGGGGGTTGCTACAATTCGACGAACTCCTTCCTCCAAACCAAACTTGCGACGGCCCACTGGAGGCCTCAGCCTGGGCCCCATTCCCATCAAACCACCCATGATCCCAGTCAAGACCCCCACTGTGCCTGAACATCCAGGTTTCCCTTTCAGGTCAGCGTCAGAAGATTGTACACCACCAAGGACCCCACTAAGCCCTTCAACTTCATTGTCACCAAAGTCCGTCACTTTGGAGATCCAGCGGCTGGACGAGGGATCAGACCCTCCCACCCCACCGCCACAGCCGAACATTCGTTTGTGTGACTGGGAGCGTCAACGTCTCCCTGAACTCCTGGAGGAGGCAGAATATTGTGAGGTGGAAGACTTCCTGGTGGCTATCCGTCGTGGCGTCAAGCTCAAGAAGGCAACAACCAATGACCGATCGGCACCACTGATCAGTCACTGA
- the LOC107394409 gene encoding protein MTSS 1 isoform X1, with protein sequence METVMERECSALGGLFQTVIGDMKGGYPVWDDFISKATKLQSQLRTTVVAVAAFLDAFQKVADLATSSRGGTRDIGSALTRMCMRHRSIEAKLRQFSLVFLDCLINPLQEQMEEWKRAANTLDKDHAKEYKKARQEIKKRSSDTLKLQKKAKKADVFGRGDLQPQLDSAMQDISDKYLLLEETEKQAVRKALVEERSRFCCFVSMLRPVVDEEMSMLGEITHLQTLTDDLKALTMDPHKLPASSEQVIVDLKGSECTWSYQTPPSSPSTTVSRKSSMCSSLNSVNSSDSRSSGSHSHSPTSHFRYRASSSSSSSVLPQQTPARLSSVSSHDSGFMSQDAFQSKSPSPMPPENLQSVNEEASSSSSSSSSPSHTEPSSGQQQLSNGFDHHAALCLHGVVLQAQDTHLHPSYFTYSSSSTTTSPISSPSYQSVSPTWPQPQSGLGQSGEFPPLSPSGVGVIPSSRIPSWKDWARPGPYDQPTVNTLRRSKDRRETTDPINHHGVDVTTAGEESLGVKGGHSLASPKGDKEAHEELARALARGLQLDIHGSSRDSLQGSSGYSSQTNTPCCSEDTISSQVSDCDYYISVDHESEQQHQQSDFDKSSTIPRNSDICQSYRRMFQSKRPASTAGLPSNPPAIVTPGVATIRRTPSSKPNLRRPTGGLSLGPIPIKPPMIPVKTPTVPEHPGFPFRSASEDCTPPRTPLSPSTSLSPKSVTLEIQRLDEGSDPPTPPPQPNIRLCDWERQRLPELLEEAEYCEVEDFLVAIRRGVKLKKATTNDRSAPLISH encoded by the exons GAGGGACCAGGGACATCGGCTCGGCTCTCACCAGGATGTGCATGAGGCATCGTAGCATCGAGGCCAAACTCCGACAGTTCTCTTT GGTGTTTCTGGACTGCCTGATCAACCCTCTCCAGGAGCAGATGGAGGAGTGGAAGAGAGCGGCCAACACTCTGGACAAAGACCACGCcaaag AGTATAAGAAAGCTCGTCAGGAGATCAAAAAGAGATCATCCGACACACTGAAGCTGCAGAAAAAAGCAAAGAAAG CTGATGTATTTG GCCGTGGAGACCTCCAGCCTCAGCTGGACAGCGCCATGCAGGACATCAGCGATAAATACCTGCTGCTGGAGGAGACAGAGAAGCAGGCTGTACGGAAGGCGCTGGTCGAGGAACGAAGTCGTTTCTGCTGCTTTGTCTCCATGTTGCGGCCCGTCGTG GATGAGGAGATGTCAATGCTGGGGGAGATCACCCACCTCCAGACTCTGACAGATGACCTGAAAGCTCTGACCATGGACCCACACAAGCTTCCAGCTTCCAGTGAGCAG GTCATTGTAGACCTGAAGGGCTCAGAGTGCACCTGGTCTTACCAGACTCCGCCCTCTTCACCGAGCACCACCGTATCCAGGAAGTCTAGCATGTGCAG CAGTCTCAACAGCGTGAACAGCAGCGACTCTCGCTCCAGCGGCTCCCACTCCCACTCCCCCACCTCCCATTTCCGTTAccgcgcctcctcctcctcttcttcctcggtGCTTCCACAGCAGACGCCGGCCCGCCTGTCCTCGGTCTCCTCCCACGACTCTGGCTTCATGTCCCAGGATGCCTTCCAGTCCAAATCCCCATCACCGATGCCTCCAGAAAACTTGCAG tctgtcaatgaggaggcatcctcttcctcttcttcttcctcatcccCCTCACACACCGAGCCCAGCTCCGGGCAGCAACAG TTGTCAAATGGCTTTGATCATCACGCTGCCCTCTGTCTGCACGGAGTGGTGTTACAGGCCCAGGATACTCACCTCCACCCCTCATACTTCACCTACTCCTCTTCCTCCACCACCACCTCTCCCATATCCTCGCCCTCTTATCAGTCCGTCTCTCCCACGTGGCCGCAGCCTCAATCAGGCCTCGGCCAATCAGGAGAGTTCCCGCCTCTCAGCCCATCAGGGGTCGGAGTGATCCCCTCATCCAGAATCCCATCCTGGAAG GACTGGGCCAGACCGGGTCCTTATGACCAGCCGACGGTCAATACTCTAAGGAGGAGCAAGGACAGGAGAGAAACTACAGATCCCATCAACCACCATGGTGTTGATGTTACCACAGCAGGGGAGGAATCACTTGGGGTCAAAGGAGGCCACTCTCTGGCTTCCCCAAAG GGGGACAAAGAGGCCCACGAGGAGTTGGCCCGAGCACTGGCCCGAGGCCTCCAGCTGGACATCCACGGCTCTAGCAGGGACTCGCTGCAGGGCTCCAGTGGCTACAGTAGCCAGACCAACACACCCTGTTGCTCAGAGGACACCATCTCCTCACAAG TGTCCGACTGTGACTACTACATCAGTGTGGATCACGAGTCtgagcagcagcaccagcagtcTGATTTTGATAAGTCGTCGACTATCCCGAGGAACAGCGACATCTGCCAGTCTTACCGCCGCATGTTCCAATCCAAACGCCCCGCTTCCACAGCTGGTCTGCCCTCCAACCCTCCAGCTATCGTCACCCCGGGGGTTGCTACAATTCGACGAACTCCTTCCTCCAAACCAAACTTGCGACGGCCCACTGGAGGCCTCAGCCTGGGCCCCATTCCCATCAAACCACCCATGATCCCAGTCAAGACCCCCACTGTGCCTGAACATCCAGGTTTCCCTTTCAGGTCAGCGTCAGAAGATTGTACACCACCAAGGACCCCACTAAGCCCTTCAACTTCATTGTCACCAAAGTCCGTCACTTTGGAGATCCAGCGGCTGGACGAGGGATCAGACCCTCCCACCCCACCGCCACAGCCGAACATTCGTTTGTGTGACTGGGAGCGTCAACGTCTCCCTGAACTCCTGGAGGAGGCAGAATATTGTGAGGTGGAAGACTTCCTGGTGGCTATCCGTCGTGGCGTCAAGCTCAAGAAGGCAACAACCAATGACCGATCGGCACCACTGATCAGTCACTGA